The Nitrospira sp. CR1.1 sequence CGATCTGCAGCCGCCGGACGTCGAGACGCGGATCGCCATCTTGCGCAAAAAATCCGAGGATGAGCGGATTACCCTGCCTGAAGACGTGATCCATTTTCTGGCGACCACGATGAAGAACAACATCCGTGAGTTGGAGGGCTCTCTGGTGCGAGTCGGCGCCTATTCCTCGCTCACAGGGCAGGCGATCACGCTGGAGATGGCGAAGAACGTCTTGCGCGATCTCATCGGCGACAAGAAGAAGATCGTCTCCATCGAGGATATCCAGGAGGCAGTGGGATCGAAATATCATGTGAAAATTGCCGACTTGAAATCGCGCCGGCGGAGTAAAACGCTGGTGCATCCCCGCCAGATCGCCATGTATCTCTGCCGGGAACTCACCGATGCCTCATTTCCGGAGATCGGCCGCCAGTTCGGAGGGAAGGATCACACGACGATCATTCACGCCTGCCGGCAGATCACGAAAGCCAGAGAGGCCGACGGCGCCTTGCACACGACGCTGGAAGGCTTGAAAGAAAAGATCTTGAGGGCGTGAGCGCCCTCTGAGGAGACCGACCATGAAGGTACGCATCGCACGAGAGGAATTGTTGACGGGACTGCAGCGCGTGCAGGGTGTCGTGGAAAAACGGAACACCATGCCGATCCTCTCGAACATTCTGCTGGAAGCGAAGCACGACGGGGCCGAGATCGTCGCGACCGATCTCGAGATCGGCATGCGCGGGTTGTACAAAGCCACGGTGCTGGAGGCCGGAGGCGTGACCATTTCGGCGCGCAAGTTGTACGAGATCATCAAGGAACTGCCGAGCGGCGAGATTGAGCTCACTTCAGGAGACAACAATTGGACGACAATCCAATTCGGTAAAAGCCAATTCAAGGTGGTCGGTCTTCCGAGCGGCGATTATCCCGCGCTGCCCTCGATCGAACGGGAGGGACTGACGCCGCTGGCCGGGGCAGGCCTGCTGGAGTTGATTCGCAAAACCCTGTTTGCCGCCGGCGACAACGACGCCCGCTATATCCTGAACGGCCTGCTCGTCAGTTTGACGACCACCGAAAAGAAGACGACGCTGTTGCGCCTCGTCGGCACCGACGGTCATCGTCTGGCCGTGGCGGAGCGGGAAGTCGGGAGCCCGAATGCGAAGCCGCTGGCGCAGGACATCAAGGCGATCATCCCCAAGAAAGCGGCTCAGGAAATGCGGCGCCTCCTCGAAGAAGGCGGCGACGAAGAGCCGCTGATCGGGTTCACCAAGAATCTTATGATTTTCCGCAAGAGCGGCCTGCTTCTGACGTCCCGCCTCATGGAGGGGAATTATCCCAATTACCAGCAGGTGGTGCCGAAGGAAAGCGGCAAGCGCATTGCGGTCAATCGAGGCCTGTTGGAGAGCGCCTTGCGGCGCGTGTCGGTGTTGTCCAAGGACAAGGCCAACGCGGTCAAGGTGTCATTC is a genomic window containing:
- the dnaN gene encoding DNA polymerase III subunit beta is translated as MKVRIAREELLTGLQRVQGVVEKRNTMPILSNILLEAKHDGAEIVATDLEIGMRGLYKATVLEAGGVTISARKLYEIIKELPSGEIELTSGDNNWTTIQFGKSQFKVVGLPSGDYPALPSIEREGLTPLAGAGLLELIRKTLFAAGDNDARYILNGLLVSLTTTEKKTTLLRLVGTDGHRLAVAEREVGSPNAKPLAQDIKAIIPKKAAQEMRRLLEEGGDEEPLIGFTKNLMIFRKSGLLLTSRLMEGNYPNYQQVVPKESGKRIAVNRGLLESALRRVSVLSKDKANAVKVSFAPGGMTLFSSNPDYGEATEELAARYEGEALHTGFNARYLLDALSVMDGESVSLQMDTALSPCLIQEAESPGFKCVVMPIKI